The following coding sequences are from one Lolium rigidum isolate FL_2022 chromosome 6, APGP_CSIRO_Lrig_0.1, whole genome shotgun sequence window:
- the LOC124667991 gene encoding acyl transferase 9 produces MATTPSFKVTRISEGPVKPVGETPDHTLPLAWVDRYPTHRGLVESMHIFRSGADAAPGVIREALGKALAYFYPLSGRIVEQPEKGCPAIRCTADGVYFAEAEAECSLEDVKFLERPLLLPKEDLVPYPAEDRWGVEPHNTIMMMQITKFTCGGFVMGLRFNHASADGMGAAQFVKAVGDMARGLPEPAVLPVWDREKFPNPSIKPGPLPELPVLALDYIVLDFPTGYIDGLKKQYKAHSGKFCSGFDVLTAKLWQCRTRALNLEPEATVKLCFFASVRHLLKLDAGYYGNSIFPVKMSGTSKQVLESSVMEVIDMIREAKQRMAVEFFQFAKEETQQDPFQMTFNYESVYVSDWSKLGFSDVDYGFGPPMFAGPLVNNDFIASVVILKAPLPLDGTRILASCVTKDHSDEFTRGMKEDLP; encoded by the exons ATGGCAACAACGCCGAGCTTCAAGGTGACCCGGATCTCGGAGGGCCCGGTGAAGCCGGTCGGCGAGACCCCCGACCACACCCTGCCGCTGGCGTGGGTGGACCGGTACCCGACCCACCGCGGCCTGGTGGAGTCCATGCACATCTTCCGCTCCGGCGCCGACGCGGCGCCCGGCGTGATCCGCGAGGCGCTGGGCAAGGCGCTGGCGTACTTCTACCCGCTGTCGGGGCGCATCGTGGAGCAGCCGGAGAAGGGGTGCCCCGCCATCCGGTGCACGGCGGACGGCGTGTActtcgcggaggcggaggcggagtgcAGCCTGGAGGACGTCAAGTTCCTGGAGCGGCCCCTGCTGCTCCCCAAGGAGGACCTCGTCCCCTACCCCGCCGAGGACCGCTGGGGCGTCGAGCCGCACAACACCATCATGATGATGCAG ATCACCAAATTCACCTGCGGCGGGTTCGTGATGGGCCTCCGGTTCAACCACGCGTCGGCGGACGGCATGGGCGCGGCGCAGTTCGTCAAGGCCGTGGGCGACATGGCGCGGGGCCTCCCTGAACCGGCCGTGTTGCCGGTGTGGGACAGGGAGAAGTTCCCGAACCCAAGCATCAAGCCAGGCCCGCTCCCGGAGCTCCCGGTGCTGGCGCTCGACTACATCGTGCTCGACTTCCCAACCGGCTACATCGACGGGCTCAAGAAGCAGTACAAGGCGCACAGCGGCAAATTCTGCTCCGGGTTCGACGTGCTGACAGCGAAGCTGTGGCAGTGCCGCACCCGGGCGCTCAACCTGGAGCCGGAGGCCACGGTGAAGCTCTGCTTCTTCGCCAGCGTGCGCCACCTGCTGAAGCTCGACGCCGGCTACTACGGCAACTCCATCTTCCCCGTGAAGATGTCGGGCACCAGCAAGCAGGTGCTGGAGTCGTCGGTGATGGAGGTGATCGACATGATCCGGGAGGCCAAGCAGCGGATGGCCGTGGAGTTCTTCCAGTTCGCCAAGGAGGAGACGCAGCAGGACCCCTTCCAGATGACCTTCAACTACGAGTCCGTCTACGTCTCCGACTGGAGCAAGCTCGGCTTCTCTGACGTCGACTACGGCTTCGGACCGCCCATGTTCGCCGGCCCGCTCGTCAACAACGACTTCATCGCCTCTGTCGTCATCCTCAAGGCGCCGCTGCCGCTCGACGGCACCAGGATCCTCGCAAGCTGCGTCACCAAGGACCACTCTGACGAGTTCACCCGCGGCATGAAGGAGGACCTGCCCTGA